A single Streptomyces sp. 2114.4 DNA region contains:
- a CDS encoding NUDIX hydrolase: protein MARTEYFDDPEAPEPNSLVVAASAVVTNTGGEVLLQRRRDSGLWALPGGGMEMADSLPGAAVREVKEETGFDVEITGLVGTYTDPRHVIAYSDGEVRRQFNVCFTARITGGSLTISDESTDLRFVPPAEIDILPMHHTQRLRLEHYLRHREHCAPPYLG, encoded by the coding sequence ATGGCCCGGACCGAGTACTTCGACGACCCCGAAGCCCCCGAGCCCAACAGCCTCGTCGTCGCCGCGTCCGCGGTCGTGACGAATACCGGCGGGGAGGTGCTGCTCCAACGGCGGCGGGACAGCGGGCTGTGGGCCCTGCCGGGCGGCGGCATGGAGATGGCGGATTCGCTGCCGGGCGCCGCCGTACGAGAGGTCAAGGAGGAGACCGGCTTCGACGTGGAGATCACCGGGCTCGTCGGCACGTATACGGACCCCCGGCATGTGATCGCCTACTCCGACGGCGAGGTACGGCGGCAGTTCAATGTCTGCTTCACCGCCCGGATCACCGGCGGTTCTCTCACCATCTCGGACGAGTCCACGGACCTCCGCTTCGTGCCTCCGGCCGAGATCGACATACTGCCCATGCACCACACTCAACGGCTACGGCTGGAGCACTATTTGCGGCACCGCGAGCACTGCGCACCGCCCTACCTCGGCTGA
- a CDS encoding helix-turn-helix domain-containing protein gives MPNERLRAAMASGGWTHAALAEATEVDTKSVERWVNLGRTPRRTTAFRAAEKLGEDVHALWPSLRQPRAARAVSPELIALYDKRADLPVSVFVDLLSQARERVDVLVYAAVFLHEAYPRLTGLLQERAAEGCTVRIAIGDADSPHVQQRGQEEKFGHGIESRCRLALMHYRPLTGVPGVELRTHATTLYNSIYLADDQALVNSHLWGVNAYAAPVWHLRRSGKGGMYDTYASSFDAVWATATPVQED, from the coding sequence ATGCCCAACGAAAGACTTCGAGCCGCGATGGCGTCAGGCGGATGGACTCATGCCGCCCTGGCCGAAGCAACGGAAGTGGACACCAAGTCCGTGGAACGCTGGGTCAACCTCGGCCGCACGCCACGCCGTACGACCGCGTTTCGAGCGGCCGAGAAGTTAGGGGAAGACGTGCACGCACTCTGGCCATCCTTGCGTCAGCCACGGGCGGCCCGGGCCGTCAGCCCGGAGCTGATCGCGCTCTACGACAAGCGGGCCGATTTGCCGGTATCCGTCTTTGTGGATCTCCTCTCGCAAGCCCGAGAACGCGTCGATGTCCTCGTTTACGCGGCAGTCTTTCTGCACGAGGCCTACCCGCGCCTCACCGGCCTTTTGCAAGAGCGCGCCGCCGAAGGATGCACCGTCAGGATTGCCATCGGGGACGCCGACAGCCCTCATGTGCAACAACGCGGACAGGAAGAGAAGTTCGGCCATGGCATCGAATCGCGTTGCCGACTGGCATTGATGCACTACAGGCCGCTTACCGGCGTTCCCGGGGTTGAGTTGCGTACGCACGCCACGACCCTCTACAACAGCATCTACCTCGCTGACGACCAGGCGCTGGTGAACAGCCACCTCTGGGGTGTCAACGCCTACGCAGCGCCCGTCTGGCACCTGCGGCGCAGCGGCAAGGGTGGGATGTACGACACGTACGCATCGAGCTTCGACGCCGTGTGGGCAACAGCGACGCCCGTGCAGGAGGACTGA
- a CDS encoding helicase C-terminal domain-containing protein — protein sequence MTGTPRTLAEELRTRTDRGLVGLLRARPDLLNPVPGDVTQLATRAGTRASVVRAVERLDRFVLQTAEALAVAPDPCPYDTLGALMGGDTGDAAVAAELPRAVAELRAQALVWGPDDRLRLVRTARELLSPSAAHPSPTGLGPTVAEAAAGMSPGRLQEIIAAAGLPATHDPVTAVAALSALFSDRARMAALLDTAPAESVAVLDKLLWGPPYGGVTDRPAPHLQWLLDRGLLLPAGARNVVLPREAALHLRAGRAHRTPEPVPPALSPVTERDPQLVDNAAASQAFTALATVEELLKEWDLGGPGVLRAGGMSVRDLKRTATALDTTEQLAAFWLELAYGAGLIASDGEADERFAATPAAEEWLQLPDHERWAVLAAAWLSATRAAGLVGSADAKGRALAALGPHLDRSPAPEVRRRALALLAGLPPGTAVPAAAVRSRLQWERPLRSAGAAGQVPAPATGRTPAGAGAGAGAGAGAGAGAATGAATGAGAGAVEGGVPSAGPAGPAPGPAGSAPADDLRSRLAQWTLTEAELLGVTGRGALSTHGRALIDATSADTTSQSAAASSAAPGAAPPPADTDAAASRAAALLAPLLPEPVDHVLLQADLTAVAPGPLHRPLADALGVLADIESKGGATVYRFTPASVRRALDAGRSAVELQEFLTAHSRTPVPQPLAYLIDDVARKHGRLRVGAATAYVRCDDDALLSEILADRRAATLRLRRLAPTVLAAQTAPDQLLDGLRAMGYAPAAESTAGDVLIARADTYRTPPRTAPTPVPDGPPAPDATLLTAAVRAIRAGDLAATAERKPVRAPAPAAPGALPRTTSAETLATMQAAVLTHSALWIGYVNADGAASQRVIAPVRVEGGFVTAYDHTSDEVRTYPLHRITGVAELADDSV from the coding sequence ATGACCGGTACACCCCGCACCCTCGCCGAGGAGCTCAGGACCCGCACCGACCGCGGGCTCGTCGGGCTGCTGCGGGCACGGCCCGACCTGCTCAATCCGGTGCCGGGCGATGTCACCCAGCTCGCCACCCGGGCCGGGACCCGGGCGTCGGTCGTCCGCGCGGTGGAACGGCTCGACCGGTTCGTGCTGCAGACCGCCGAGGCGCTGGCGGTGGCGCCCGACCCGTGCCCGTACGACACGCTGGGCGCGCTGATGGGCGGGGACACCGGGGACGCGGCGGTCGCCGCCGAGCTGCCCAGGGCGGTGGCCGAGCTGCGGGCGCAGGCGCTGGTGTGGGGCCCGGACGACCGCCTGCGGCTGGTGCGTACGGCCCGTGAACTGCTCAGCCCCAGCGCCGCGCATCCGTCGCCGACCGGGCTGGGGCCGACCGTCGCCGAGGCCGCGGCCGGGATGTCGCCGGGGCGGCTGCAGGAGATCATCGCCGCGGCCGGGCTGCCCGCCACCCACGACCCGGTCACCGCGGTCGCCGCGCTGTCCGCCCTGTTCTCCGACCGCGCCCGGATGGCGGCGCTGCTCGACACCGCGCCCGCCGAATCCGTCGCCGTCCTCGACAAGCTGCTGTGGGGCCCGCCGTACGGCGGGGTCACCGACCGTCCGGCCCCGCATCTGCAGTGGCTGCTGGACCGGGGCCTGCTGCTCCCGGCGGGCGCCCGCAACGTCGTCCTGCCGCGCGAGGCGGCGCTCCATCTGCGCGCCGGGCGCGCCCATCGCACCCCCGAGCCGGTCCCGCCCGCGCTCTCCCCCGTCACGGAGCGCGATCCACAGCTTGTGGACAACGCCGCCGCGAGTCAGGCGTTCACCGCGCTGGCGACCGTCGAGGAACTGCTCAAGGAGTGGGACCTGGGCGGGCCTGGTGTCCTGCGCGCCGGCGGGATGAGCGTCCGCGATCTCAAGCGCACCGCCACCGCCCTGGACACCACCGAGCAGCTGGCCGCCTTCTGGCTCGAACTCGCCTACGGGGCCGGGCTGATCGCCTCCGACGGTGAGGCCGACGAGCGGTTCGCGGCCACCCCGGCCGCCGAGGAGTGGCTGCAGCTGCCCGACCACGAGCGCTGGGCCGTGCTGGCGGCCGCCTGGCTCTCCGCGACCCGCGCCGCGGGCCTCGTCGGCAGCGCCGATGCCAAGGGCCGCGCGCTGGCCGCCCTCGGCCCGCACCTCGACCGCTCCCCCGCCCCCGAGGTCCGCCGCCGCGCCCTCGCCCTCCTCGCCGGCCTGCCGCCCGGCACCGCCGTACCGGCGGCGGCGGTCCGCTCCCGGCTGCAGTGGGAGCGTCCGCTGCGCAGCGCCGGGGCCGCGGGCCAGGTCCCGGCACCGGCCACGGGCCGGACGCCGGCCGGGGCCGGGGCCGGGGCCGGGGCCGGGGCTGGGGCCGGGGCCGGGGCCGCGACCGGGGCCGCGACCGGGGCCGGGGCCGGGGCCGTCGAAGGCGGCGTACCGTCCGCCGGCCCCGCCGGCCCGGCGCCCGGTCCCGCCGGCTCCGCCCCCGCCGACGACCTCCGCTCGCGTCTCGCGCAATGGACGCTGACCGAGGCCGAGTTGCTGGGCGTGACCGGCCGCGGCGCACTCTCCACCCACGGCCGCGCACTGATCGACGCCACCTCGGCCGACACCACCTCGCAGTCCGCCGCGGCCTCCTCCGCCGCGCCCGGCGCGGCCCCTCCCCCCGCGGACACCGACGCCGCCGCGAGCCGCGCCGCCGCGCTCCTCGCCCCCCTCCTCCCCGAACCCGTCGACCACGTCCTCCTCCAGGCGGACCTGACCGCCGTCGCCCCCGGCCCGCTGCACCGCCCGCTCGCCGACGCGCTCGGCGTCCTCGCCGACATCGAGTCCAAGGGCGGCGCGACGGTCTACCGCTTCACCCCCGCCTCGGTACGCCGTGCCCTGGACGCCGGCCGCTCCGCCGTCGAACTGCAGGAATTCCTCACCGCCCACTCCCGCACCCCGGTCCCCCAGCCGCTCGCCTACCTCATCGACGACGTGGCCCGTAAGCACGGCCGACTGCGGGTCGGCGCGGCCACCGCCTACGTCCGCTGCGACGACGACGCCCTGCTCTCCGAGATCCTTGCCGACCGCCGCGCCGCCACCCTCCGGCTGCGCCGGCTCGCCCCGACCGTGCTCGCCGCCCAGACCGCCCCCGACCAACTCCTCGACGGCCTGCGGGCGATGGGTTACGCCCCGGCCGCCGAGTCCACCGCGGGCGACGTGCTGATCGCCCGCGCCGACACCTACCGCACCCCGCCGCGCACCGCCCCCACCCCGGTGCCCGACGGCCCGCCGGCCCCCGACGCGACCCTGCTCACCGCGGCGGTACGTGCCATCCGCGCCGGCGACCTCGCCGCCACCGCGGAACGCAAGCCCGTCCGCGCCCCCGCTCCGGCCGCCCCCGGCGCCCTCCCCCGCACCACCTCCGCCGAGACCCTTGCCACCATGCAGGCCGCGGTGCTGACCCACTCCGCCCTGTGGATCGGCTACGTCAACGCCGACGGCGCCGCCAGCCAGCGCGTCATCGCGCCGGTACGCGTCGAAGGCGGCTTCGTGACGGCCTACGACCACACCTCCGACGAGGTGCGGACCTATCCGCTGCACCGGATCACGGGAGTCGCGGAACTGGCGGACGACTCGGTCTGA
- a CDS encoding HAD family hydrolase, with translation MAAHTPTVGLTVGFDLDMTLIDSRPGIKAAYLELSARTGTVIDADLAVSRLGPPLEEEIRQWFPAERVTEIAELYRALYPEYAIAASPALPGAREAIDAVHSAGGRAIVVTAKYEPNAKLHLEHLGLGVDALFGSLWAERKAEALRTHRAPVYVGDHTGDVVGAHTAGALSVAVATGPCDAAELRDAGAEVVLADLTEFPSWLERYVADGGDGAAT, from the coding sequence ATGGCTGCGCACACTCCGACGGTCGGACTGACGGTCGGCTTTGACCTCGACATGACGCTGATCGACTCCCGTCCGGGCATCAAGGCCGCGTATCTGGAGCTCTCGGCCAGGACCGGCACCGTGATCGACGCCGACCTCGCGGTGAGCCGGCTGGGGCCCCCGCTGGAGGAGGAGATCCGCCAGTGGTTCCCCGCGGAGCGGGTGACGGAGATCGCCGAGCTCTACCGCGCGCTGTACCCGGAGTACGCGATCGCCGCGTCGCCCGCCCTGCCCGGCGCCCGGGAAGCCATCGACGCGGTGCACTCGGCGGGCGGCCGGGCGATCGTGGTGACGGCGAAGTACGAGCCGAACGCCAAGCTGCACCTGGAACACCTCGGCCTCGGCGTGGACGCCCTCTTCGGCTCGCTGTGGGCCGAGCGCAAGGCCGAGGCGCTGCGCACCCACCGGGCACCGGTCTACGTCGGCGATCACACCGGCGACGTCGTGGGGGCGCACACCGCCGGCGCGCTGTCCGTCGCGGTCGCCACCGGCCCGTGCGACGCCGCGGAGCTGCGCGACGCCGGTGCCGAGGTGGTGCTCGCCGACCTGACGGAGTTTCCGTCCTGGCTGGAGCGCTACGTGGCGGACGGGGGCGACGGCGCCGCCACCTGA
- a CDS encoding cold-shock protein, which yields MPTGKVKWFNSEKGFGFLSRDDGGDVFVHSSVLPDGVAALKPGQRVEFGVVAGQRGDQALTVTLLDPAPSVAAAQRRKPDELASIVQDLTTLLENVTQQLERGRYPDKVHGAKIAGMLRAVADQLDV from the coding sequence GTGCCTACCGGCAAGGTCAAGTGGTTCAACAGTGAGAAGGGCTTCGGCTTTCTCTCCCGCGATGACGGCGGTGACGTCTTCGTACACTCGTCGGTGCTGCCCGACGGGGTAGCCGCACTCAAGCCTGGCCAGCGCGTCGAATTCGGCGTCGTCGCGGGCCAGCGCGGCGATCAGGCGCTGACCGTGACGCTCCTCGACCCCGCGCCCTCGGTGGCCGCGGCGCAGCGCCGCAAGCCCGATGAACTCGCCTCGATCGTCCAGGACCTGACCACGTTGCTGGAGAACGTCACCCAGCAACTGGAGCGCGGCCGCTACCCGGACAAGGTGCACGGCGCGAAGATCGCCGGCATGCTGCGCGCCGTCGCCGACCAACTGGACGTCTGA
- a CDS encoding 1,4-dihydroxy-6-naphthoate synthase, with translation MTRPLNIAYSPCPNDTFVFDALAHGRVPDAPELAVTFADIDITNGMAERGEGDVLKVSYAVLPWVLDDYVLLPCGGALGRGCGPLVLTREQGTAADLAGKTVAVPSERSTAYLLFRLWAAAEVPGGVGEIVVLPFHEIMPAVRDGKVDAGLVIHEARFTYQNYGLVRLADMGEHWELTTGLPIPLGAIIAKRSLGERALRELAAAVRSSVLMAWDDPEASRPYVLEHAQEMDPKVADQHIGLYVNEFTADLGEDGYAAVRGLLTRAAAEGLVPPLGPDALQFV, from the coding sequence GTGACCCGGCCGCTGAACATCGCGTACTCGCCGTGCCCGAACGACACCTTCGTCTTCGACGCGCTGGCGCACGGCCGGGTCCCGGACGCCCCGGAGCTGGCGGTCACCTTCGCCGATATCGATATCACCAACGGCATGGCCGAGCGCGGTGAGGGCGATGTGCTGAAGGTGTCGTACGCGGTGCTGCCGTGGGTGCTCGACGACTATGTGCTGCTGCCCTGCGGCGGGGCGCTGGGGCGCGGCTGCGGGCCGCTGGTGCTGACCAGGGAGCAGGGGACGGCCGCGGATCTGGCGGGCAAGACGGTCGCGGTGCCCAGTGAGCGGTCCACCGCGTATCTGCTGTTCCGGCTGTGGGCGGCGGCCGAGGTGCCGGGCGGGGTCGGGGAGATCGTGGTGCTGCCGTTCCACGAGATCATGCCGGCCGTGCGCGACGGCAAGGTCGACGCGGGTCTGGTCATTCACGAGGCGCGCTTCACGTACCAGAACTACGGCCTGGTCCGCCTGGCCGACATGGGCGAGCACTGGGAGCTCACCACCGGGCTGCCGATCCCGCTCGGCGCGATCATCGCCAAGCGGTCGCTGGGCGAGCGGGCGTTGCGCGAGCTGGCGGCGGCGGTCCGCAGCTCCGTGCTGATGGCCTGGGACGACCCCGAGGCCTCCCGGCCGTACGTCCTGGAGCATGCCCAGGAGATGGACCCGAAGGTCGCCGACCAGCACATCGGGCTGTACGTCAACGAATTCACCGCCGACCTCGGCGAGGACGGCTACGCCGCGGTGCGCGGACTGCTCACCCGCGCCGCGGCCGAGGGGCTGGTTCCGCCCCTCGGCCCCGATGCGTTGCAGTTCGTGTGA
- a CDS encoding futalosine hydrolase, which yields MRVLVVTAVAAERDAVAAAAEPCDETALPGGYALRRAAGAPVALDVLAAGVGPAAAAAGTATALTAAALATAPYDLVVSAGIGGGFAASGAALGSVVVADAIVAADLGAETPDGFTPVTDLGFGTVAHRPDPALAKAVAAAAGAALGTVVTVSTVTGSAARADELAARHPGVLAEAMEGFGVAEAAAAHGVPVLEIRTVSNAVGPRDRAAWRIGPALTALTGAFRTLPGALTAATVPAPAPAPAPHHP from the coding sequence ATGCGGGTCCTGGTCGTCACGGCGGTGGCCGCCGAGCGCGACGCGGTGGCCGCCGCGGCAGAACCCTGCGACGAGACGGCGCTGCCCGGCGGGTACGCGCTGCGACGTGCGGCGGGTGCGCCGGTGGCGCTCGACGTGCTGGCCGCCGGTGTCGGCCCGGCCGCCGCTGCCGCCGGTACGGCCACCGCGCTGACCGCCGCCGCGCTCGCCACAGCGCCGTACGACCTGGTCGTCTCGGCCGGTATCGGCGGCGGCTTCGCCGCGTCCGGCGCGGCCCTGGGCTCCGTGGTGGTCGCCGACGCGATCGTCGCGGCCGACCTGGGCGCCGAGACCCCCGACGGCTTCACCCCGGTCACCGACCTCGGCTTCGGGACGGTGGCGCACCGCCCCGACCCGGCGCTGGCCAAGGCCGTCGCCGCGGCGGCCGGCGCGGCCCTGGGCACCGTGGTGACCGTCTCCACGGTCACCGGCAGCGCGGCCCGCGCCGACGAGCTGGCGGCGCGTCACCCCGGGGTGCTGGCCGAGGCGATGGAGGGCTTCGGGGTCGCCGAGGCGGCCGCCGCGCACGGCGTGCCGGTGCTGGAGATCCGTACGGTCTCCAACGCCGTCGGCCCGCGCGACCGCGCCGCCTGGCGCATCGGCCCCGCGCTCACCGCCCTGACCGGTGCCTTCCGCACGCTTCCCGGAGCCCTGACGGCCGCCACCGTACCGGCTCCGGCGCCCGCTCCGGCTCCGCACCATCCCTGA
- a CDS encoding MFS transporter, with the protein MRRKCPLLGELGHYDQVAAARASKVSRVSRTAGKSSQVSRASTRGGHEAGRARRAGRVLGRALRRPVTGAARGLRRATHAHGAGESGLGKLIELHAVNSAGDVMITVALASTVFFAVPTDQARGRVALYLAVTMAPFALLAPVVGPLLDRVPHGRRAAMAGAMLARALLALTMSGAVATGGLQLYPAALGVLVASKAYGVVRSAVVPRLLPPRISLVKANSRVTLAGLLATGVAAPTGAGLQLLGPGWPLYGACAVFAAGTVLSFSLPPKVDSAKGEVRARLASREASARPAGGGKRKPGLRTVGPSVLHGLQANAALRALSGFLTFFLAFMLREHPLGGLGAAASLGLVVVAAGAGNALGTAVGAWLKARGPEPIVAAMLGLALCATVLAAVFYPVLAVVVVPAAAAVAGLCQALAKLSLDAMIQRDVPEGVRTSAFARSETALQMSWVVGGAIGISLPLIGPLGMSVAAGLVALGVVLAVRGLLSAARRGGTPAPRVA; encoded by the coding sequence ATGCGGAGAAAGTGCCCTCTCCTGGGCGAGTTGGGGCACTATGACCAGGTGGCTGCCGCAAGGGCGTCGAAGGTGTCGAGGGTGTCCAGGACCGCAGGGAAGTCGTCACAGGTGTCGCGCGCCTCGACCCGGGGCGGGCACGAGGCCGGCCGGGCCCGCCGGGCGGGCCGGGTTCTGGGGCGTGCGCTGCGCAGGCCCGTCACCGGCGCGGCGCGGGGGCTGCGGCGCGCCACGCATGCGCACGGTGCGGGCGAATCGGGTCTGGGCAAGCTGATCGAACTGCACGCGGTGAACTCCGCGGGCGACGTGATGATCACCGTCGCGCTGGCCTCGACGGTGTTCTTCGCGGTGCCGACGGATCAGGCGCGGGGCCGGGTGGCGTTGTATCTGGCTGTGACGATGGCCCCGTTCGCCCTGCTCGCGCCGGTGGTCGGGCCGCTGCTGGACCGGGTGCCGCACGGCCGCAGGGCGGCGATGGCGGGCGCGATGCTGGCGCGGGCGCTGCTGGCGCTGACGATGTCGGGCGCGGTGGCGACCGGCGGGCTGCAGCTGTATCCGGCGGCGCTGGGGGTGCTGGTGGCGTCGAAGGCGTACGGGGTGGTCCGCAGCGCGGTGGTGCCGCGGCTGCTGCCCCCGCGGATCTCGCTGGTCAAGGCCAATTCGCGGGTGACGCTCGCGGGGCTGCTGGCAACCGGGGTGGCGGCGCCGACGGGGGCCGGGCTGCAACTGCTCGGGCCGGGCTGGCCGCTGTACGGGGCGTGTGCCGTGTTCGCCGCCGGGACGGTCCTGTCGTTCTCCCTGCCGCCCAAGGTCGACTCGGCGAAGGGCGAGGTCCGGGCCCGGCTGGCGTCCCGGGAGGCCTCGGCGCGGCCGGCCGGGGGCGGGAAGCGGAAGCCGGGGCTGCGTACGGTCGGGCCGTCGGTGCTGCACGGGCTGCAGGCCAATGCCGCGCTGCGGGCGCTCTCCGGTTTCCTGACGTTCTTCCTGGCCTTCATGCTGCGCGAGCATCCGCTGGGCGGGCTGGGTGCGGCGGCCTCGCTGGGGCTGGTGGTGGTCGCGGCCGGTGCCGGAAACGCACTGGGGACGGCGGTCGGCGCCTGGCTCAAGGCCCGCGGTCCGGAGCCGATCGTCGCGGCGATGCTGGGGCTGGCGCTGTGCGCGACGGTGCTCGCCGCGGTGTTCTACCCGGTGCTGGCGGTGGTCGTGGTCCCCGCCGCGGCGGCCGTCGCGGGGCTGTGCCAGGCGCTGGCGAAGCTGTCGCTGGACGCGATGATCCAGCGCGACGTGCCGGAGGGGGTGCGCACCTCCGCGTTCGCCCGGTCCGAGACGGCGCTGCAGATGTCGTGGGTGGTGGGCGGCGCGATCGGGATTTCGCTGCCGCTGATCGGCCCGCTCGGGATGTCGGTGGCCGCGGGGCTGGTGGCGCTGGGCGTGGTGCTGGCCGTACGCGGACTGCTGAGCGCGGCCCGCCGGGGCGGTACGCCGGCCCCCCGGGTGGCCTGA